In one window of Pseudoalteromonas espejiana DSM 9414 DNA:
- a CDS encoding pilus assembly protein PilM yields MLSQLFQKPSSAMVGIDIGSHSIKAVLLSEIETGFRLEALAIEPMPKGAMSERSIQDIEAIGNIITKLKRRLPKSLKSAAVAVSGQTVITKVIFMDVSLSDAELESQIEIEADSLIPYPLDEVSLDFEKLSTNEADPSKMNVLLSAARTESVEARVGALEAANLNAKVVDVESYALSRAMDVYYQQLPSDAFNKCVAVVDIGAVLTLVSVVQAGETIYTRDQVFGGDQYTNSIVSYYNKGFDEAEIGKTTGDLPPNYTFEVLAPFQTSLLQQVRRAVQMFLTTTGKDQVDYIVLTGGTSMIDGLDRLLIEELGIHAVVAEPFANMEISPKVDRNIMQRNRTQFAIATGLALRSFSSCHI; encoded by the coding sequence ATGCTAAGTCAACTATTTCAAAAGCCATCTTCTGCGATGGTAGGAATCGATATTGGATCGCACTCTATCAAAGCAGTGCTTTTAAGTGAAATTGAAACGGGATTTCGACTAGAAGCACTTGCAATTGAGCCTATGCCAAAAGGCGCTATGAGCGAGCGCTCAATCCAAGATATTGAAGCGATTGGTAACATAATTACAAAATTAAAAAGAAGGTTACCAAAATCGTTAAAATCGGCAGCCGTTGCTGTATCGGGCCAAACCGTTATTACTAAAGTTATTTTTATGGATGTTTCATTAAGTGACGCTGAATTAGAGTCACAAATAGAAATAGAAGCCGACAGCCTTATCCCGTATCCCCTTGATGAAGTCAGCCTAGATTTTGAAAAACTTTCAACTAATGAAGCCGACCCTAGCAAAATGAACGTGTTACTTTCTGCTGCTCGAACAGAAAGCGTTGAAGCGCGCGTTGGTGCATTAGAAGCTGCCAATTTAAACGCGAAGGTAGTAGACGTTGAAAGTTATGCCTTAAGCAGAGCGATGGATGTTTACTATCAACAATTACCCAGTGATGCGTTTAACAAATGTGTGGCTGTGGTAGATATTGGCGCTGTATTAACGCTAGTAAGTGTGGTGCAGGCGGGTGAAACGATATATACCCGTGACCAAGTGTTTGGAGGCGATCAGTACACTAACAGTATTGTATCGTACTATAATAAAGGCTTTGATGAGGCCGAAATAGGCAAAACAACAGGTGACCTGCCACCCAACTACACCTTTGAAGTTTTAGCTCCTTTTCAAACGTCATTACTGCAACAAGTGCGCCGTGCGGTACAAATGTTTTTGACCACAACGGGTAAAGACCAAGTGGATTATATAGTGCTAACAGGTGGGACTTCGATGATCGACGGGCTCGATCGTTTATTAATAGAAGAGCTGGGTATACATGCTGTTGTAGCTGAACCATTTGCAAATATGGAAATTTCACCAAAAGTAGATAGAAATATAATGCAGCGAAATAGAACACAGTTTGCAATTGCTACTGGTTTGGCATTAAGGAGCTTTTCATCATGCCACATATAA
- a CDS encoding type 4a pilus biogenesis protein PilO, with product MSLDFKAFNEIDWNEIELDNIGDWPVAVKLICCAFIAGLVLFFSYSLLVSDEIDNYHSAVAKEVELRTTYRTKYAVASKLDIYRQQMVEMEDKFSQLLKRLPTSNETPGLLDDLSYVGTTSGLTFLKIGWLPEVEKEFYTELPIKIEVIGTYHEFGEFVGKVAQLPRIVSLHDFSIVSSGEKQLTFSVVAKTYRYEEGVKK from the coding sequence ATGAGCCTTGATTTTAAAGCTTTTAATGAAATAGATTGGAATGAAATTGAGTTAGATAATATTGGTGATTGGCCCGTAGCAGTAAAGCTAATTTGTTGTGCTTTTATTGCAGGCTTAGTACTGTTTTTTAGTTACAGCTTATTAGTTTCTGACGAAATAGACAATTACCACAGTGCAGTTGCTAAAGAAGTGGAACTTCGTACAACTTACAGAACCAAGTATGCAGTTGCGAGCAAGTTAGATATTTATCGCCAACAAATGGTGGAAATGGAAGACAAGTTTTCTCAGTTATTAAAGCGCTTACCTACCTCTAACGAAACCCCTGGGCTACTTGACGACTTATCTTATGTTGGTACTACAAGTGGCTTAACCTTTTTAAAAATTGGTTGGTTGCCAGAGGTAGAAAAAGAGTTTTATACAGAGCTTCCCATTAAAATAGAAGTAATTGGTACGTACCATGAGTTTGGGGAATTTGTCGGAAAAGTAGCCCAATTACCACGAATTGTAAGTTTACACGACTTTTCGATTGTATCATCTGGCGAAAAGCAACTAACATTCAGTGTAGTAGCAAAAACATATCGTTATGAAGAAGGGGTTAAAAAGTGA
- a CDS encoding PilN domain-containing protein → MPHINLLPWRELQREESKKKFITILVAVVICCFAIMYLLSSFYAGLKVGQNLKNNYLSSEISMLDKKISDIRDLDKRKENLQQRMHLIEELQSSRNLGTQIMDEVAKIVPQGVFLTKLERRGSQIHVLGRSESNNRLSTMLRQVQNSYLLERPTMQGIVAGDQASRLLSDFNMEFYVKPFDEIGEVSYEP, encoded by the coding sequence ATGCCACATATAAATCTACTGCCTTGGCGCGAGCTGCAACGTGAAGAGTCTAAAAAGAAATTCATCACAATTTTAGTTGCAGTGGTTATTTGTTGCTTTGCAATAATGTACTTACTCAGTTCATTTTATGCAGGCTTAAAAGTTGGTCAAAATTTAAAGAACAACTATCTCAGCTCAGAAATAAGCATGCTTGATAAAAAAATCAGTGATATAAGAGATTTAGATAAAAGAAAAGAAAATTTACAACAACGGATGCATTTGATTGAAGAGCTACAAAGCAGCCGTAATTTGGGCACTCAAATTATGGATGAGGTTGCTAAAATTGTTCCACAAGGCGTTTTCCTAACTAAGTTAGAACGTCGAGGTAGTCAGATTCATGTACTAGGACGCAGTGAATCAAATAATCGTTTATCAACTATGTTACGTCAGGTACAAAACTCTTATTTACTAGAAAGACCCACCATGCAAGGTATTGTTGCAGGGGATCAAGCATCACGGTTACTCAGTGATTTTAATATGGAATTTTACGTAAAACCATTTGATGAAATTGGTGAGGTAAGTTATGAGCCTTGA
- a CDS encoding penicillin-binding protein 1A — MILLKRTLQFFIICTLIGLITLISLYYYVKPDIPSVQVLKDVQLQTPMQVFTKDGLLINQFGEKRRIPATIDEIPQTLIDAFLATEDNRFYDHIGIDPIGIVRSAIVLISTGEKKQGASTITMQLARNFFLTREKAYIRKVKEIFIALHIENVLTKDEILELYLNKIELGNRAFGIGAAAQVYYGKELKDLTLAQMAMIAGLPKAPSALNPIRNPVRAKARRNVVLGRLLTENYITQSQYDEASSQPITAYFHGAEIDLYAPYISEMVRAEMVARYGVDKAYNSGFKIFTSVESKVQKAAQTALVNNLHNYDMRHGFRGPVDVLWDPETQPALTQQQIIEKLKPVKELGDLNAAVVLKVDDKTAEVILKNGQLTTLDWDNLKWARKYITRYRQSFAPKSATDILTPGMQVWVRKNKDDSYLLSQIPEAASALVSLDPQDGRIKAIVGGYSFEQSQYNRAVQAKRQVGSNIKPFIYSAALERGYTLASILNDAPINQWDKSLGVAWRPKNSPAVYNGPIRIRRALAQSKNVISVRLLRGVGLQRTADHLLKFGFKDADINRSESLALGSASITPLELARGMSSFANGGHLIEPYFISEIQDAYGNVLFKANPALACDEADALNVTPSNSYADNSSQSDVDIESAPALQCAPRVISKQNAFLIADAMHSAVWGGGSWTHKTGWSGTGWRAQALNRRDLSGKTGTTNDSVDTWFSGFNRNVVTSVWVGFDNPGNSLGRSTYNNNLDSGQISGAESGAKTAQPAWVDFMKVALEGKPEAPIEPPEGLVSIRIDLKTGLLSHKNDYTSRFEYFEKGTAPTKYVLSQPTDIFEEDTKTEEELF, encoded by the coding sequence GTGATTTTATTAAAACGAACATTACAATTTTTTATCATTTGCACGTTAATTGGTCTGATAACATTAATCAGCCTTTATTATTACGTTAAACCTGATATCCCAAGTGTGCAAGTTTTAAAAGACGTGCAATTACAAACTCCTATGCAAGTGTTCACTAAAGATGGACTTTTAATTAACCAATTTGGCGAAAAGCGACGCATTCCAGCAACTATAGACGAAATACCACAAACTCTAATTGATGCTTTTTTAGCAACAGAAGATAACCGCTTTTATGACCACATAGGTATAGACCCAATTGGTATTGTGCGATCTGCTATTGTATTAATTTCAACAGGTGAAAAAAAGCAAGGTGCCAGTACTATTACCATGCAGCTAGCTCGTAACTTTTTCTTAACTCGCGAAAAAGCATATATTCGAAAAGTTAAAGAAATATTTATCGCCCTGCATATCGAAAATGTATTAACCAAAGACGAAATACTAGAGCTTTATCTTAATAAAATAGAACTAGGTAACCGCGCATTTGGTATCGGCGCCGCCGCACAGGTTTATTACGGTAAAGAGCTAAAAGACCTAACCCTTGCACAAATGGCTATGATTGCAGGTTTACCTAAAGCCCCTTCTGCACTTAACCCAATAAGAAACCCTGTTCGTGCTAAAGCACGCCGTAATGTTGTATTAGGTCGCTTGCTAACTGAGAACTATATAACGCAAAGCCAATACGACGAAGCGTCAAGCCAGCCTATTACTGCTTATTTTCATGGTGCTGAAATAGATTTATATGCACCATACATATCTGAAATGGTTCGCGCTGAAATGGTCGCACGCTATGGTGTAGATAAAGCTTATAACTCAGGGTTTAAAATATTTACTTCGGTTGAGTCAAAAGTTCAAAAAGCAGCACAAACGGCCTTAGTTAATAATCTACACAATTACGATATGCGCCATGGTTTTAGGGGCCCTGTTGACGTTTTATGGGACCCAGAAACTCAACCAGCTCTAACACAGCAGCAAATAATAGAAAAACTCAAACCAGTTAAAGAGCTTGGCGATTTAAACGCTGCGGTAGTTTTAAAGGTTGATGATAAAACTGCTGAAGTTATTTTAAAAAATGGTCAGCTGACGACCCTTGATTGGGATAATTTAAAGTGGGCTCGCAAATATATTACGCGTTATCGCCAAAGCTTTGCGCCAAAATCCGCTACCGATATTTTAACCCCTGGCATGCAAGTATGGGTGCGCAAAAATAAAGACGATTCATACTTATTAAGCCAAATACCTGAAGCTGCAAGTGCACTTGTTTCACTTGATCCACAAGATGGCCGCATAAAAGCCATTGTTGGCGGCTATAGCTTTGAGCAAAGCCAATATAATCGAGCAGTACAAGCTAAGCGCCAAGTGGGCTCAAATATTAAGCCATTTATATACTCTGCAGCTCTTGAGCGCGGTTATACGTTAGCTTCTATTTTAAACGATGCGCCAATAAACCAGTGGGATAAAAGCCTAGGTGTCGCTTGGCGTCCAAAAAACAGCCCAGCTGTTTACAACGGTCCAATTAGAATTCGTCGTGCCCTAGCGCAATCTAAAAACGTAATTTCAGTTCGCTTATTACGAGGTGTAGGCTTGCAGCGCACAGCTGATCATCTACTAAAATTTGGCTTTAAAGACGCTGATATAAATCGCAGTGAATCTCTAGCTCTAGGTAGCGCATCTATTACGCCACTAGAGCTTGCCCGCGGCATGAGCTCGTTTGCAAATGGAGGCCACTTAATTGAACCTTACTTTATTTCTGAGATTCAAGATGCGTATGGCAATGTACTATTTAAAGCAAACCCTGCCCTTGCCTGCGATGAAGCAGATGCCTTAAACGTTACACCTTCAAACAGCTATGCAGATAACAGCTCGCAAAGTGATGTAGATATTGAATCTGCGCCCGCTTTGCAATGTGCGCCACGTGTTATCTCTAAGCAAAATGCATTTTTAATTGCTGATGCAATGCACAGTGCTGTGTGGGGTGGTGGTAGCTGGACCCATAAAACGGGCTGGAGTGGTACAGGTTGGCGTGCTCAGGCATTAAACCGCCGCGATCTATCTGGTAAAACAGGTACTACTAACGACTCTGTTGATACCTGGTTTAGTGGCTTTAATCGAAATGTAGTCACCTCAGTGTGGGTTGGTTTTGATAACCCGGGTAATTCATTAGGACGCTCAACATACAACAACAACCTAGACAGCGGCCAAATTTCAGGAGCTGAGTCAGGTGCTAAAACAGCGCAACCTGCATGGGTTGATTTTATGAAAGTAGCACTTGAGGGCAAGCCTGAGGCACCAATAGAACCACCTGAGGGGCTAGTTTCTATTCGTATTGATTTAAAAACTGGCTTACTGAGCCATAAAAACGATTACACTAGTCGTTTTGAATATTTTGAAAAAGGCACTGCGCCAACAAAGTAT